GCCCCACCCTTTTCCCCAGGGGAAAGCCTTGCACTTCCCCCACCTTCCCACCGGGGAGATGTCCCCGATGGGAAGCCAGAGCGTCACACATCCACCGTCAAACCTTCCACGTCGATGCGCAGCACGTCCTTACCCAACACCAACGCCGCATACAGGGCGTAGCGCTTTGCCCAGGTATCGCCCTGGGCAAAGGCCGCCGGGCCCACGGCCCGAGCCACGCCGAGAATGCGGTCCAGCACCAGGACCTTACCCACCGGATTGGAAGGTTCGCAGGCCAGTTCCTCATACTGGGTTTCGAACCAGCGTCGCGCTTCCTCCGCCGTATGGCCGGCCAATTCGCTTTCGGTGAGGCCGATTCCATATTCCTGATGCTTACCGAAAGCTACGATAACGTTATAAGACATGGTCTCCTCTCTCGGTTAGAATTGTTCATCCATTCTAAGCTCAAATTCCGGCGCGGGCGTCGGCAGACGCACCGCGCCAGCCCCCGTGGGAGGCCGGGCCCAGCCATCATGACCGAACTGACGGAAGAGGAAGTCGCTGCCATCCGGGGGCAACTTCACGAAATGCGGGTAGAACACCGGGATCTGGATCTGGTCATCGACCACCTGACCCTTTCCCCGCCCCCCGATCAGCTCCTGGTCCGCCGCTTGAAAAAGCGTAAGTTGCTGTTGAAAGACCGCATGGACCAGCTGGAACGACTGCTGGTGCCCGACGTCCCCGCCTGAGCTTGTGTCGCCCGATCCGGGCTAAATTCACAAGGAGTCTGCCATGGCCGGTACGGACGGCTTTAACCTGGACACCCTGGCGTTGCACGCCGGGCAATCCCCCGATTCCCAATTTGGCGCCCGCGCCACCCCCATCTACCTGTCCACCTCCTTCGTTTTCAAGGACTCGGATCAGGCCGCCGCCCTCTTCAATATGGAACGGGCGGGCCACGTTTATTCCCGCATTTCCAATCCCACCGTAGCAGTTCTGGAAGAACGGCTGGCCGCCCTGGAAGGAGGGGTGGGCGCCATCGCCACCGCCTCGGGCCAGGCCGCCCTGCACTTAGCCATCGCCACCCTGATGGGGGCCGGCGGCCATATCGTCGCTTCCCGGGCCCTCTACGGCGGCAGCCACAATCTGCTGGAATACACCCTGCCCCGCTTCGGCATTGAAACCACCTTCGTTCCCACCCGGGACCTAGACGCCTGGCGGGCCGCCATCCGCCCCAACACCCGGCTCCTGTTCGGGGAAATCCTGGGCAATCCGGGCCTGGACGTGCTGGATATTCCCCGGGTGGCCGACCTGGCCCATGAACACGGCCTGCCCCTGCTGGTGGATTCCACCTTCACCACTCCCTACCTGATCAAGCCCTTTGAACACGGGGCGGACCTGGTCTACCACTCCGCCACCAAGTTCCTCTGCGGCCACGGCACGGTGGTGGGCGGGGTACTGGCGGATTCGGGCAAATTCGACTGGGATGGCTCGGGCAAATTCCCCACCCTCACCGAACCCTACGACGGCTTTCATGGCATGGATTTCACCGAAGAATCCACCGTGGCCGCCTTCCTCCTCCGGGCCCGTCGGGAAGGCCTGCGGGATTTCGGCGCCTGCCTTTCCCCCATGAACGCCTTCCAGATTCTCCAGGGCATCGAAACCCTGCCCCTGCGCATGGCCCGCCACGTGGAAAACACCCGGCGCATCGTGGCTTTCCTGGCGGAACACCCGGGGGTGGAACACATTTCCTACCCGGGATTGGCGGACCACCCGGATCACGCCCTGGCGGAGAAGCTCCTGCCTCGGGGCTGCGGCTCCGTGTTCAGCTTCAGCCTCAAGGGCGGCCGGGCCGCCGGGAAAAAATTTATCGAAAGCCTGAAACTCTTTTCCCATCTGGCCAACGTGGGGGACGCCAAATCCCTGGTAATCCACCCGGCCTCCACCACCCACTTCCGCATGACCGACGAAGCCCTGCTGGCGGCAGGCATCGGCCCGGGCACTATCCGCCTGTCCGTGGGTCTGGAAGACCCGGAAGACCTGCTGGAAGACCTGAACCGGGGCCTGCGGGCCGCCGCCAAGGTTCAGGCGTAAGGGGAACACCATGGAACTGAATGTCCTCGGCCAAGCCACCTACGCCTACACCGGCGGTAAAACCTTCGACCCGGCCAAGCCCACCCTGGTATTCGCCCACGGGGCGGCCAACGACCACGGGGTCTGGGGACTGCAAAGCCGCTATTTCGCCAACCACGGCTACAACGTGCTGGCCCCTGACCTGCCCGGCCACGGTCGCTCCCAGGGCGCCGCCCTGGACTCCGTGGAAGCCCTGGCGGACTGGCTGCCCGCCCTCCTGGACGCCGCTGGCGCCCGGGAAGCGGGCCTCATCGGCCACTCCATGGGTTCCCTGGTCACCCTGGAAGCCGCCGCCCGTTATCCGGAGCGGATCAAGACCCTGGCCCTGCTCGGCACCGCCGCCCCCATGGCCGTTTCCGACGCCCTGCTGGAAGCTGCCCAGAAGGATCCGGACCAGGCCTATCGGATGATCAACCAGTGGTCCCACGGCCGCCCCCTGGGGGGCAACCCGGCCCCGGGCCTGTGGCAGCCGGGTTGCGGTCTGGCCCTGCTGCGCCACGCCCATCCGGGGCTGATCCACCGGGATCTTCTCAACTGCCGCCAATACACCCACGGCCTGGAAGCAGCCGCCGCCGTGCAGTGCCCCACCCTGCTGATCATCGCCTTAAATGATCTGATGACCGCCCCCAAGGCTGCCCGAGCCCTGCTCCCTGTTTTAAGGGGCACCCCCCGGGTGGCGGAAATTCCCGCCTGCGGCCACGCCATGCAGGGGGAACAGCCGGACGGAGTGTTGGACGCCCTGCGGGCCTTCCTGCTGTAAACTGACGGGCGGAGCCCTTCCCAGCCCCGCCCCCGGACTTGGTCCCAGCTTGGGCAGCGGCCGCCGGCGCCCAAAGGGGCCACGGGGAAAAACCCACCCCAGGGACTCCAGCGTCACCCAGTTCGGTGTTTCGTGAAAGGCATGCCATGATTTCCCCAATTCCGTTGTTCCGCCCCCGGGCACTGCCCCGCCTGCCGGCCCTGGCCCTGGCCGCCGCCCTGCTGGGGGCCGCCCTCCCCGCCGCCGCCGAAGACATTGGCCGCAGCCGGGGTCAGACCCTCTACCTGCCCATCTATTCCCATCTCTGGCACGGCAACCGGGACAAGGCAGGCAATCCGGAAATGTCCCTGCTCTCGGCGCTGGTGAGCATCCGCAACACGGACCCCCGCACCCCCATCCGGGTCACCTCGGCCCGGTATTACGACACCGCCGGACGGCTGATCCAGGAATATCTGGCCGCCCCCCGGGTAATTCCCCCCCTGGGCACCCTGGAACTGTTCGTGGAGCGGAAGGAAACCGCCGGCGGCTCGGGGGCCAATTTCCTCATCCGCTGGCAAAGCGAAGGCAACGGCACGGCCAACGCCCCCCTGGTGGAAGCGGTCCATGTGGATATGTATGGCACCCGGGCCATTTCCTTCACCACCAACGCCCGGGCCATTCAGGACTGAGTCCTGGCCACGCCGCCTCCCTTCCTCCCCCACCAACCCACAACAAAAAAGGCAGGCCCGTTATCGGTGCCTGCCTTTTTTATCCTTACCCCGTTCCCGGGTAAGTCTGCCTAGCTTCCTTCTTCGTCCCGGGAAACTTCTTCCCGGCCCTTGGGCGGACGGGTAAGGATGTAGGCGATCATGCCGATCACCGCCGCCAGCCCGATTTCCCACAAAAAGGGGAAATGGTAGATGAGCACGGCCAGAAGTCCGGTGATGCCAACAAATCCCAACCACAGCATGGCGGTGTTCCCTGCCCCGGTAAGGCTTACAGAATCCGGCTACCCACCCACCAGGCGGCGGCGGAAATCAGGGCCGTCCCCGGAATGGTGAGAATCCAGGCCCAGACAATGCCCCCGGCCACGCCCCAGCGCACGGCGGAAAAGCGCCGGGTGGAACCCACCCCGACGATGGCGCCCGTAATGGTGTGGGTAGTGGACACGGGAATGCCCATGGCGGTAGCCAGGAACAGGGTCATGGCCCCGCCGGTTTCCGCACAGAAGCCGCCCACGGGTTTGAGCTTGGTAATCTTCTGCCCCATGGTGCGCACAATGCGCCAGCCGCCGAACAGGGTGCCCATACCGATGGCCACATAACAGCAGGCCACCACCCAGATGGGCACGGAACCGTGGGGATCGGACATCCCGGCGGCGATGAGCAGCATCCAGATAATACCGATGGTTTTCTGGGCGTCATTGCCCCCGTGGCCCAGGCTGTAAAGGGAAGCCGAAAACAGCTGGAGGCGGTGGAACCATTTGTCCACCTTGCGGGCTGGGGTATGGAAAAAGGTCCAGCCCACAATCAGGGTCATGATGGAGCCCAGAATGTAGCCCAGCAGGGGGGAGATGAAAATAAAGGCAATGGTCTTCCAGAGCCCGCTGGCAATGAGGGACTGGGGCCCGGACTTAATCAGGGCCGCCCCCACCAGACCGCCGATCAGGGCGTGGGAAGAAGAGGAAGGAATGCCGTAATACCAAGTGATCACATTCCAGGCGATGGCCCCCACCAGGGCCCCGAAGACCACCACATGGTCCACGATGGCCGGGTCGATGGTGCCCTTGCCGATGGTAGCCGCCACCTTGAGCTGAAAGATGGAAATGGCCACCACATTAAAGAAGGCGGCGAAAGCCACCGCTTGATGGGGTTTCAGGACCCCCGTGGAAACCACGGTGGCAATGGAGTTGGCGGCGTCGTGGAAGCCATTCATGAAATCGAAGGCTAGGGCCAGACCCACCAGAAGGACAATCATGCCCAGGCTGATATGGATGCTGCTCATGGCAAAGGCTCGGGATCAGGCGTTTTCGAGAACGATGCCTTCGAGGATGTTGGCCACATCCTCACAGCGATCCGTCACCGTTTCCAATAATTCGTACATGGCCTTGAGTTTGATGATCTGGCGCACGTCCGGCTCATCCCGGAACAACCGGGACATGGCAGAGCGCATCACCCGATCCGCTTCCGACTCCAGGCGATCAATTTCCTCACAGGTTTTGAGAATGGCCACCCGCTGTTCCGCCGTGCGCAGCCGGCTGACGGCCTGCTGCACCCCGCTACAGCAGGCCATACAGAGATCGGCCAGCTGTACGGCTTCAGCGGTGGATTCGCGGATATCGTAAAGGGAAACGGTCTGGGTCACGTCCTGGATGAGGTCCAGAATGTCGTCCAGCGCATTGATCAGGGAATGGATTTCGTCCCGATCCAGGGGCGTAATGAAGGTGCTGTGGAGCAGGGAGATGGTGTCGTGGGTGATCTTGTCAGCCTGGGCTTCAGCGGTATCCACGGCATCCGAAGCTTGTGCGGCGAGTTGTTCGTCTTTGCCCAGATTGGCGATGAAGCTGACCAACGCGTTTCCCCCTACGACGATCTGCTCCGCGTGGGCATTGAACAGATCGAAGAATTTGCCCTCTTTGGGCATCAGGCGACCGAACATATATAGATTAATTTTATGTGACAGCTTGCTAGTTTACCACGTTGCCCCCTCCCCCAAGGGGGTGTTACGCCAAGGAAAAAAGCGGGGGCGGCAGCGACCATTCCTTCGTCATTTTCCGTCCAGCCAGAGACCGGGCCCGAGGTCCCTCAAGCCCCCAGGCGGAGGGCGAAATTCCGGGCCTCCCGGGCCCACAGATCCGGGTCCGGCGTCGCCAGCAAAGGCTGGAGAAATGCCCAAGCCGCCTCCAGATGTTTGAGGGCGGAGGGGCTGGGACTATGGCCCAATTCGAAGGCCGCTCCCCCCAGGGCCAACACATAGGCAGGGGGAGGCGGCGTTCCCAGGGCTCGGGTATGCACCGCCAGCACCTCCGCCGGTTCCAGGCTGTGACTGCTATGCACCGGATGGCGGGCCGGGCCCACCGGACCAAAGCGGAAGGGGCGGCCCAGACCCACCGCTGCATCCATGAACAGGGCCAGATCCCGGCCCTGCAAATCCAGGGCGTGTTCAATCTGGAGCTGGAAATCTTCCACCGTCACCAGGGCAGGAAACTGGCTTTCAATGCGCCGCAACAGGAGGGGCCCCAGGGCATCGTCCCCCCGGCTGGGATTGCCGACGGCGAAGACGATCAGACTGCCCATCATTCCCGGACCAGGCGGTCCACCAGTTCGCCCCGGACGTCCCGCAACTCCAGGGCCAGGGGCATCTGGCCCAGGGCATGAGTGGCGCAGGACAGGCAGGGATCAAAGGCCCGGATCGCCACTTCAATATGGTTCAGCAGGCCTTCCGTGAGGTTCTGACCATCCAGGTAACGCACCGCCACCTGGCGCACCGCCTCGTTCATGGCCTGGTTGTTGTGGGTGGTGGAAACAATCAGATTGCACATGGTCACCAGATCGTCTTCCCCCACCTGATAGTGGTGGATCAGGGTGCCCCGGGGCGCCTCGATAAGGCCCACCCCTTCCCGGCCCCGGGGGCCCGTGGCCATACATTCCCCTGCCAGCAGGTCCGGGTCGTGGAGCAGTTCCTTAATGACTTCGGCGGCGTGGAGCATTTCGATCATGCGCGCCCAGTGGTAGGCCAGCGGGGCGTGGATCAAGGAACCCTGGCCATAATCCATGAATTCCCGGCGCTCCGCTTCGGCCAGGGGCGAAGGAATAAAGTCGCAGTTCTGCACCCGGGCCAGGGGCCCCACCTTGTACCAGCCCGCTTCCTTGCCCAGGGCGGTCAGGTAGGGGAATTTCATGTAGCTCCAGGGTTTGACCTCTTCCCGGATCAGCTGGGCGTAGCCCTGGTAATCCGCCCCATCCACCAGGATTTTGCCGTCCCCGTCCCGGGCCCGCAGTACCCCGTGGTAGAAATCCAAGGCCCCGTCGGCCCCCACCAGGCTCAGGAGATTGGAGCGGAAGGTGCCAAACACGTCGTAAAGCCCCGGATTGGCCGTATGCAGCCGCTTCACCAGCTGTACCGCTTCCCGGGCCCAGGCCACCATCTGATAGGCGTCCTTGAGTAGCAGGTCCCGGTCTTCCGGAGCCAGATGTTTATTGATGCCTCCGGGCACCGCCCCCGTACCGTGAATGCGCTTGCCCGCCGTGACCCGAATCACTTCCTGGCCGAATTTGCGCAGCAGCACCCCCTGCTTGGCCACCTCCGGATATTCCGCCGCAACCCCGACGATATTGCGCTTTTCCACCTCCGCCTCGAAACCGAAGAGGAGGTCCGGGGAGGAAAGGTGGAAGAAATGGAGGGCGTGGGACTGGAGCATCTGGCCGTAATGCATGAGGCGCCGCATTTTTTCTGCCGTGGGGGTAATGCTGTGGGCCCCCACAATCAGATCCATGGCCTTGCAGGCCGCCAAATGGTGGGACACGGGGCAGATGCCGCAAAGCCGCTGCACCATCACCGGCACCTCCCAATAGGGACGGCCCTGGATGAATTTCTCGAAGCCCCGGAATTCCACAATGTGCAGACGCACTTGATGCACCCGGTTGGCCTCGTCCAGCAACAGGGTCACCTTGCCGTGCCCCTCCACCCGGGATACCGGATCAATGGCCACCCGGCGCAATTTTTCCGGATGGGCGGCAGTTTCCAGTTGAAAAGCCATACGGCAACCTCTTCGCCAAAAATGGGGAAGACCGGCCAGAGCCGGGCCTTCCGCCTCAATCGAAATGGAGCAAACCGTGGGTCAGCCGGGGCGTGTGCCCGGCGATGAGATCGGAGAGGAATTTCCAGATGGCGTCCCCAGAGGGAGGACAGCCGGGAATGAAGTAATCCACCCGCACCACCTCATGGAGGGGCCGCACCTTGTCCAGCAGCAGGGGCAACTCCGGGTCGTTGGGAATCTGGCCGTTCTCCACCCCCAGGCTGTAGTGGTACACCTCCTGCAAACAGGCCCCCAGACCCACATGGTTACGCTGGGCGGGAAGGCCGCCGGTCACGGCGCAGGCCCCCAGGGCAATGAGGGTTTTGCAGTTTTTCCGGAATTCCCGGAGCACGTGCACGTTTTCCCCGTTGCAGATGCCCCCTTCAATAATGCCGATGTCGCAGGGGCCGCAATGCTTGATATCCGTCAGGGGAGAACGGTCGAATTCCACCAATTCCAACAACTGTAAGAGGCGCTCGTCGATATCCAGAAAGGACATGTGGCAGCCGAAACAGCCCGCCAGGGAAGTGGTGGCGACCCGCAGTTTTTTCTTCGGAGCTGAGGGCTGAGTCATGGCCGCACCTCCCTCGCCGTTTCAACGTGCCCCGCCAATGGGCGGCGGGCAAACCGTCCCCGGGCTGCCTGTAATTGGCGCTTGGTCATTTTTCCCCCTTTTCCCCGGCCATGGCCACCACACTGATGGGGGCCCGGTCATAACGGCGCTCACCGATGGGTACCCGGAAACCCTGGCGCTTGGGCAGGATCACCCCCACCGGGCAGATGTGGGCGGCCCGGTCCTCGGCGCTGAAATCCGTGTCCGCCAGACGGCCGCTTTCCGCATTGACCGTCAGATGTTTGTGAATTCCCCGACCGGTGAGGGCAAAGACATTTTTGCCATCCATATCCCGGCTGGCCCGCACGCACAGTTCGCAATAGATGCAGCGGTTGAAATCCAGCAGGATGTCCGGGTGGGAGGCATCCACGGGACGGTCCGGGAAAAAATGGGCGAAGTGGGCGGAAAGCATTTCCAGGTCGTAGGCCAGGGCCTGCAACTGGCAATTGCCGCTCTTTTCGCAGGAGGGGCAGAAATGGTTGCCTTCCACGAACAGCATTTGCAGCAGGGCCCGCCGCTCCCCGTTCATTTCCGGGGTGTTGCTCTCCACTTCCATGCCTTCCTTGGCTGGGGTCGCGCAGGAGGACACGTGGCGCCCCCCCACCTTGACGATGCACAGCTTGCAGGAACCGTGGGGCGGAAAATCCGGATGCCAGCACAGGTGGGGAATGTAATGGCCCGCCGCCCGGGCCGCTTCCAGAATAGTCTGGCCCTCGAAAAAGGGCACGGGCTGGCCGTCCAGGATAAATTTTTTACCGTCGCTCATGACCTATTCCTCTTCCAGGGAAGTGAGGTGGGCCCCCGCATCGTCCCGGCCCGTCATCTGCCGGGCCTCGGCCAGGGCCTGATCCAGATCGAAAGCGGGCTCGAAGTCCAGGGTCTGAAGCCGCCGCTCATAGGCCGGGCGGAATTTCACCAGGGTGTCGATCACCGGATTGGCCGCCGCCGCCCCCAGGCCGCAATGGCTGGCCCCCTTGAGCAGGCGATTCACCCATTCGATATCCACCAGGTCGTATTTAGCGCCCCGGCCCACCGCCAGCTTGTCCATGAAATTTTTCAGGAGGGAGGTGCCCACCCGGCAGGGAGTGCAGAAACCACAGCTTTCGTGGGCGAAGAAGTGGATGAAATTGCGGGCCACTTCAAACATATCCCGGCTGGAATCGAAAATCATGAAGGCCCCCGCCGTGGGCACGTCTTCGTAGGCGATGGAGCGGTGAAATTCGTAGGAGGAAATGCAGGTGCCGGAAGCGCCCCCCACCTGCACCGCCTGAACATCCGTGGCACCGCAGTCATCCAGGATGCGGCGGATTTCCACGCCGAAGGGGTATTCATAAACCCCCGGATAGGCGCAGTCCCCGGAAATGGAGAGGAGCTTGGTGCCGGTGGACTGGGATGTCCCTTCGGCGGCGAAGGTTTCGCCCCCTTCCAGGGCCACCAGCACGGTCTTGGCCAGGGTTTCCACGTTATTGACCACCGTGGGCCGCCCCAGATAGCCCTTGGTCACGGGGAAAGGCGGGCGAATGCGGGGGGTGCCCCGCTTGCCTTCCAGGGATTCAATGAGGGCCGTTTCCTCGCCGCACACATAGGCCCCAGCCCCCAGATGGATTTCGATGTCGAAGTCAAAACCGGTCTGCCCCAGGATGGCGCTGCCCAAAAGGCCGCTTTCCCGGCGCCGGGCCAGCACGGAAAGGAGATGATCTAGGAGGTAGCGGTATTCCCCCCGCAAATAGAGAAAGCCCTGGTGGGCGCCCACGGCGTAGGCGGCCAGGGTCATGCCCTCGAAAACGTGGTCCGCGTAGGAGGTGAGCAGCACCCGGTCCTTGAAGGTACCCGGTTCCCCCTCGTCCGCGTTGCACACCACCACCCGTTCCCGCCCGGGAGCATTGCGGCAGGCTTCCCACTTCACGCCGGTGGTAAAGCCGGCGCCGCCCCGGCCCCGCAGATTGGATTTCTGCACTTCCGCCAACCAGCCCGCCGAGCCCTTTTCCACGGCCACCTTGAGGGCCGCCCCGGGAATCAGTTCGCTATTGAGCAGCCAGTCCCGGCGGCAGATGTTGTCCTGCACCCGGAAGAATTCGCTGGGCCACTGGCTTAAGGGTTTGCGATGGCGGATCAGCTCGCAGATTTCATTGACCCGCTGGTGATTCATCATGGTCACCGGCATGCCATTCACCAGCAGGGCCGGGCCCTGATCCCCCATCCCCGTACAGGAGGTGGTGGTGACGGAAACCAGGCCGTCTTCGGAAACCTTGCCCGGCTCCACCCAGAGCTTCTGGCACATGGTTTCCAGCAGCTCCTGGTTGCCTAACAGGCGATCGGTAGCGTTGTCGGAAAACAGAACCCGGTATTCCCCCACCGGTTCCAGATGGAGAAAGGAGTAGAAACCGGCCACCCCTTCCACCCGGGCCCGGGGCAACTGGAGCCGCTCCGCCACAAAGGTGATGGCTGGCGGGGGCAAATAGCCCAACTGATCCTGAATAGCCAACAGGATCTGCAACAACCGGGAAGGGTCCCGGCGATGCCGGGCCAGGATGCCTTCCAGGGTCTCAACTAAAGACACTTCCGAACCGAACGCCACGTTGACCTCCCGCTACGGAAACAGGTGGGGCATTATAAGCACGGCCCGGCTCATCCGTCATAGAAACTCACGGCGAGGACGGCCGAGCTTTTTCCCGGCACCAGATTGTCACAGCCCTGCAAATCGGCGGGTGTCCAATGGGCTAGGCAGCCCGTCCGGACGCCTTTTCCGGAAGTTTCCGGAAAAATGACCGATGTATTGCCAGGGGCGGGGAAAAGCCGTTATGCTGCATCGCAACACGTCCTCTCGGGGGGAGCGTGTGGTAGCCCTTTTTCCAAAAACACATCACGGGAGTCCTCGCCATGTTTAACCTGAATGGCAAAAAAGGCCTGGTTGTCGGCGTCGCCAACAACCACAGTATTGCTTACGGTTGCGCCAAGGCTTTCAACATCTGCGGTGCCGAGCTGGCCATCACTTACCTGAACGACAAAGCTGAGCCCCACGTCCGTCCCCTGGCCGAACTCCTGGCCGCTCCCCTGATCTTGCCCCTGGACGTGGAGCAAGAAGGGCAGCTGGAAGCGGTCTTCGAGGCCATCAAGGAAAAATGGGGCCATCTGGACTTCCTCGTCCATTCCATCGCTTTCGCCCCCAAGGAAGACCTCCACGGCCGGGTGGTGGATTGCTCCCGGGAAGGCTTCATGCGGGCCATGGACATTTCCTGCCACTCCTTCCTGCGCATGGCCAAGCTGGCCGAACCCCTGATGGTCAATGGGGGCACCCTGCTCACCATGAGCTACCTGGGCGCCGATGAAGTGGTGGAAAACTACGGCATGATGGGGCCGGTCAAGGCCGCTCTCCAGGCCTCCACCCGTTATCTGGCCTCCGAACTGGGCCCCAACGGCATCCGGGTGCACGCCATTTCCCCGGGGCCCCTGGCCACCCGGGCCGCCTCCGGCATTGCCCACTTTGACAATCTGATGCGGGAAGCGGAAGAACGGGCGCCCCTGCACCGGCTGGTCTCCATTGACGACGTGGGCGCCCTGGCCGCCTATCTGTGCAGCGATGTAGCCAAGACCCTGACCGGGGGTACGATCTTCATCGATGGCGGTTTCCACATCGTTGGCGGCTAGCCCCGGATCAACCTCACTTCAGGGAGTTCTTATGGATACGGAACATAACAACGACCAATTCATCGAAAATCGGACTTTCGACGAAATTCAGATTGGCGATTCCTCCCAGTTGGCGCGCACCCTGCGCCCGGAGGACATCAAAATGTTTGCCGTCATGTCCGGCGACGTGAATCCTTCGGTGGTGGACCCGGAATTTGCCCATAGCGGCATTTTCCGGGAGGTGGTGGCCCACGGCATGTGGAGCGGGGCCCTCATTTCCACCGTGCTCGGCACCCAGTTCCCCGGCCCGGGCACCATCTACATCGACCAGTCCCTACACTTTTCCCGCCCGGTCACCCTGGGGGACACCATCACCATTACGGTGACCGCCAAGCAGAAGTTTGAGCACAACAAGCACATCCTCTTTGACTGCGTCTGCACCAATCAGGAAGGCTTGCTGGTGGTGGGCGGCACGGCGGAAGTCTTGGCGCCCACGGAAAAAATCCGGCGCC
This sequence is a window from Azospira inquinata. Protein-coding genes within it:
- a CDS encoding NAD(P)H-dependent oxidoreductase subunit E, translating into MSLVETLEGILARHRRDPSRLLQILLAIQDQLGYLPPPAITFVAERLQLPRARVEGVAGFYSFLHLEPVGEYRVLFSDNATDRLLGNQELLETMCQKLWVEPGKVSEDGLVSVTTTSCTGMGDQGPALLVNGMPVTMMNHQRVNEICELIRHRKPLSQWPSEFFRVQDNICRRDWLLNSELIPGAALKVAVEKGSAGWLAEVQKSNLRGRGGAGFTTGVKWEACRNAPGRERVVVCNADEGEPGTFKDRVLLTSYADHVFEGMTLAAYAVGAHQGFLYLRGEYRYLLDHLLSVLARRRESGLLGSAILGQTGFDFDIEIHLGAGAYVCGEETALIESLEGKRGTPRIRPPFPVTKGYLGRPTVVNNVETLAKTVLVALEGGETFAAEGTSQSTGTKLLSISGDCAYPGVYEYPFGVEIRRILDDCGATDVQAVQVGGASGTCISSYEFHRSIAYEDVPTAGAFMIFDSSRDMFEVARNFIHFFAHESCGFCTPCRVGTSLLKNFMDKLAVGRGAKYDLVDIEWVNRLLKGASHCGLGAAAANPVIDTLVKFRPAYERRLQTLDFEPAFDLDQALAEARQMTGRDDAGAHLTSLEEE
- the fabI gene encoding enoyl-ACP reductase FabI, whose product is MFNLNGKKGLVVGVANNHSIAYGCAKAFNICGAELAITYLNDKAEPHVRPLAELLAAPLILPLDVEQEGQLEAVFEAIKEKWGHLDFLVHSIAFAPKEDLHGRVVDCSREGFMRAMDISCHSFLRMAKLAEPLMVNGGTLLTMSYLGADEVVENYGMMGPVKAALQASTRYLASELGPNGIRVHAISPGPLATRAASGIAHFDNLMREAEERAPLHRLVSIDDVGALAAYLCSDVAKTLTGGTIFIDGGFHIVGG